From the Cryptomeria japonica chromosome 2, Sugi_1.0, whole genome shotgun sequence genome, one window contains:
- the LOC131038033 gene encoding receptor protein kinase TMK1, whose translation MNWYLSTMEVRRCLGLLLWWVFMFFGLVFVGCLGQTDASDSKVMLELRNGLKDAESKLGWKGLDPCSWVSVSCSNGRVVGIQMQNKGVEGELPSDFNKLTALSNIGFQNNLLSGALPTFKGMSALQYAFLNGNKFSFIPPDFFSGLKSLEVIALDENPLAPWLIPDNVKEAVNLANFTASYAGIVGSIPEFLGDSLANLQVLSLAFNNLTGPIPKSFSSSIIATLWLNNQVGSKLSGAIDVVAGMSSLSQLWLQSNEFTGPIPDLTKLTALQDLRLRDNQLTGVVPSTLSSLPSLGNISLINNALQGPYPFFPNTVGAVIGTATENSFCLPAPGKCDARVNILLEFANGVGYPYSFASNWKGNDPCNSWIYVRCDSAGNVIVLSMGRLGLSGIISPALAELASLKTLLLGNNNLTGEIPSELASLPSLQKLDLSNNNLTGNVPKFRDGVVVIMNGNPQLGTNSGSGGADAPSARTPSTPSGSPGASNKTSEGGGGSGGVEKRKGSSSMGTVVGSVVGGLVGLGIIVGGLGLCLHRKRKSGSGRVRSPNTRASVFSVNLQPQGSGSDPEMLKTTSLNSTMTRGGDSSSSGPSDVHMVEAGNMIISIQILRSVTNNFSEENELGRGGFGVVYKGELHDGTKIAVKRMEAGVMSNKGFNEFQAEIAVLTKVRHRHLVALLGYCIEGSERLLVYEYMPQGPLSRHLFEWEKHNLKPMPWTNRLIVALDVARGVEYLHSLAQKSFIHRDLKPSNILLGDDMRAKVSDFGLVRLAPEGKYSIETRLAGTFGYLAPEYAVTGRVTTKADVFSFGVILMELITGRRALDESQPEESMHLVTWFRRMHINKETFRSAIDSALEVSEETLKGIFTIAELAGHCTAREPYQRPDMGHAVNVLSPLVEQWKPTDAENEDYYGIDLDMTLPQALKKWQAFENSNMDDSVTSMDNTQSSIPTRPAGFADSFTSTDGR comes from the exons ATGAACTGGTATCTGTCAACAATGGAGGTTCGGAGGTGCTTGGGTTTATTACTTTGGTGGGTGTTCATGTTTTTTGGGTTGGTGTTCGTTGGCTGCCTTGGGCAGACGGATGCCTCAGATTCGAAGGTGATGTTGGAGCTCAGAAATGGCTTGAAGGATGCAGAATCTAAGTTGGGTTGGAAGGGATTGGATCCCTGTAGTTGGGTAAGTGTGTCATGCTCTAATGGCAGGGTTGTGGGGATTCAGATGCAAAACAAAGGTGTTGAAGGAGAGCTTCCTTCAGATTTTAATAAGTTAACCGCCTTGAGCAACATTGGCTTCCAGAACAACCTGTTAAGTGGTGCATTGCCCACCTTTAAGGGCATGAGTGCTCTGCAGTATGCTTTTCTCAATGGCAACAAATTTTCATTCATTCCGCCTGATTTTTTCTCTGGGCTGAAAAGTTTGGAAGTCATTGCGCTCGATGAAAACCCTTTGGCTCCTTGGTTGATCCCTGACAACGTTAAAGAGGCTGTGAATCTGGCAAACTTTACGGCTAGCTATGCCGGAATTGTGGGTTCGATTCCTGAGTTTTTGGGCGACTCGCTGGCCAATTTGCAGGTTTTAAGCCTCGCCTTCAACAATTTAACGGGACCTATTCCAAAAAGTTTCTCCAGTTCGATTATTGCGACGCTGTGGCTGAATAACCAGGTGGGTTCTAAGCTGTCTGGGGCGATTGATGTAGTGGCTGGAATGAGCTCTCTTTCGCAGCTGTGGCTTCAGTCCAATGAGTTTACAGGCCCCATTCCCGACCTCACCAAGCTGACGGCTCTACAGGATCTCCGTCTGCGGGACAATCAGTTAACTGGGGTCGTTCCTTCTACTCTGAGCAGCCTTCCTTCGTTGGGCAACATTTCGCTGATCAACAATGCCTTGCAAGGGCCTTATCCCTTTTTTCCCAATACTGTAGGCGCGGTGATTGGAACCGCCACCGAAAACAGCTTCTGTCTCCCTGCTCCTGGAAAATGCGATGCAAGGGTCAATATTTTGCTGGAGTTCGCCAATGGCGTAGGGTATCCTTATAGTTTTGCTTCTAATTGGAAAGGAAATGATCCTTGTAATAGCTGGATATATGTAAGATGTGACTCTGCGGGGAATGTTATTGTGTTGAGTATGGGTAGGTTAGGGTTAAGCGGTATCATTTCGCCTGCACTGGCGGAGCTTGCGTCTTTGAAGACTTTGCTATTGGGGAACAATAATTTAACCGGGGAAATACCCAGCGAGCTTGCTTCGTTGCCCAGTTTGCAAAAATTGGATTTGAGTAACAATAATTTGACAGGCAATGTTCCGAAATTCAGAGATGGGGTGGTTGTGATCATGAATGGAAATCCACAGTTGGGGACAAATTCAGGTTCAGGTGGTGCGGACGCTCCTTCTGCTCGTACGCCTAGTACGCCCAGTGGGTCTCCAGGTGCTTCGAACAAAACCAGTGAGGGTGGAGGAGGTTCTGGTGGTGTGGAGAAAAGAAAGGGCTCCTCCTCTATGGGTACCGTTGTGGGTTCGGTTGTAGGTGGGCTTGTTGGACTTGGCATAATTGTGGGTGGTTTAGGCTTATGTTTACATAGAAAGAGAAAATCTGGATCTGGGCGGGTGAGAAGCCCAAATACAAGAGCATCAGTGTTTAGTGTTAATCTTCAACCTCAAGGCTCTGGGTCGGATCCGGAGATGCTTAAGACCACAAGCTTGAACTCCACAATGACCCGTGGTGGCGATTCGTCTAGCAGTGGACCTAGCGATGTACACATGGTGGAAGCAGGCAATATGATTATTTCAATCCAGATTCTTCGCAGCGTTACCAATAATTTCAGCGAGGAGAATGAGCTTGGACGTGGTGGGTTTGGGGTTGTCTACAAGGGGGAGCTGCATGATGGGACCAAGATTGCAGTGAAGAGAATGGAAGCAGGGGTTATGAGCAACAAAGGTTTTAATGAATTCCAGGCAGAGATTGCTGTTCTCACCAAGGTCCGCCATAGGCACTTGGTTGCATTGCTTGGCTACTGCATTGAGGGCAGTGAGAGGCTTCTGGTTTATGAATACATGCCGCAAGGTCCTCTCAGTCGGCATTTGTTTGAGTGggaaaaacacaatcttaaaccgatGCCTTGGACAAATAGACTCATTGTCGCGTTGGATGTTGCCAGAGGGGTAGAGTATCTTCACAGCTTGGCACAAAAGAGTTTCATTCATAGAGATCTCAAGCCATCTAACATACTTCTTGGGGATGACATGAGAGCTAAAGTCTCAGACTTTGGGCTTGTCAGGCTTGCACCCGAAGGAAAGTACTCCATTGAAACCAGATTGGCTGGCACTTTTGGCTATCTTGCACCTGAATATGCTG TAACCGGTCGTGTAACAACAAAAGCTGATGTTTTCAGCTTTGGAGTGATACTCATGGAGCTGATCACAGGAAGAAGAGCTCTTGATGAATCACAGCCTGAGGAGAGCATGCATCTAGTCACATGGTTTAGACGAATGCATATCAACAAAGAAACATTCAGATCTGCCATTGACAGTGCCTTAGAAGTTTCAGAGGAGACTCTGAAGGGCATTTTTACTATTGCAGAACTTGCAGGGCACTGCACTGCACGAGAACCCTACCAGCGCCCAGACATGGGTCATGCGGTTAATGTGCTATCTCCTCTGGTTGAGCAATGGAAACCGACAGATGCAGAGAACGAGGATTATTATGGAATAGATTTGGACATGACTCTTCCTCAGGCACTGAAAAAATGGCAGGCGTTTGAGAATTCTAATATGGATGATTCCGTAACAAGCATGGACAATACCCAATCGAGTATTCCCACTAGACCGGCTGGCTTTGCGGATTCCTTTACCTCCACTGATGGTCGATAG